One window from the genome of Acuticoccus sp. I52.16.1 encodes:
- a CDS encoding urate hydroxylase PuuD, whose amino-acid sequence MGLEYLWEWSMFALRWLHIVTAIAWIGSSFYFIALDLGLKTAKSAPAGVLGEEWQVHGGGFYHIQKYGVAPDHMPDDLVWFKWEAYTTWLSGFALLSLMYYAGAHLYLIDPAVMPLSVGQAITISLLVLAAGWIVYDQLCKRLIEAGDTTVFIILFLFMCGVGFVLTHVFSGRGAFIHVGAMTATIMAANVAMVIIPNQRIVVADLIAGRKPDAKYGKIAKQRSLHNNYLTLPVIFFFLANHYPLATSTRFSWLIIAVVLVLGAVIRHYFNTKHATGRHLVWTWVVTVALFLVIVGLSTYPLVRTMPTQEAAGVRFDPMDSQMRALVRSDAFPAAQNIILSRCSMCHAAQPMWEGMVHPPLGVTLESEYDIAREASRIARQAVLSHAMPPGNVTGMTDEEREQVRRWLADG is encoded by the coding sequence ATGGGCCTCGAATACCTGTGGGAATGGTCGATGTTCGCCCTCAGGTGGCTCCACATCGTGACCGCGATCGCCTGGATCGGCTCGTCGTTCTACTTCATCGCCCTCGATCTCGGACTGAAGACGGCGAAGTCCGCCCCCGCCGGGGTGCTGGGCGAGGAGTGGCAGGTTCACGGCGGCGGCTTCTACCATATTCAGAAATACGGCGTCGCGCCGGACCACATGCCGGACGATCTCGTCTGGTTCAAATGGGAGGCCTACACCACCTGGCTCTCCGGCTTCGCGCTGCTGTCGTTGATGTACTACGCCGGCGCGCACCTCTACCTCATCGACCCGGCGGTGATGCCGCTGTCGGTCGGTCAGGCGATCACGATCTCGCTGCTGGTGCTGGCGGCGGGGTGGATCGTCTACGACCAGCTGTGCAAACGGCTGATCGAGGCGGGCGATACCACCGTCTTCATCATCCTGTTTCTCTTCATGTGCGGGGTGGGGTTCGTCCTCACCCACGTCTTCTCGGGTCGCGGCGCCTTCATTCACGTCGGTGCGATGACGGCGACCATCATGGCCGCCAACGTCGCGATGGTGATCATCCCGAACCAGCGCATCGTGGTGGCGGACCTGATCGCCGGCCGCAAGCCGGACGCCAAGTACGGCAAGATCGCCAAGCAGCGCTCACTGCACAACAATTACCTGACGCTGCCCGTCATCTTCTTCTTCCTCGCCAATCACTACCCCCTCGCGACGTCGACCCGCTTCTCCTGGCTCATCATCGCGGTGGTGCTCGTCCTCGGCGCGGTGATCCGCCACTACTTCAACACCAAGCACGCGACCGGCCGGCACCTGGTGTGGACCTGGGTCGTCACCGTCGCGCTCTTCCTGGTGATCGTCGGCCTGTCCACCTACCCGCTGGTGCGCACGATGCCGACGCAGGAGGCGGCCGGTGTCCGCTTCGACCCGATGGACTCGCAGATGCGCGCGCTGGTGCGATCCGACGCGTTCCCGGCGGCGCAGAACATCATCCTGTCGCGCTGCTCGATGTGCCACGCGGCGCAGCCGATGTGGGAGGGGATGGTGCATCCCCCGCTCGGCGTCACGCTGGAGAGCGAGTACGACATCGCCCGCGAGGCCTCGCGCATCGCCCGCCAGGCGGTGCTGTCGCACGCCATGCCCCCCGGCAACGTCACCGGCATGACCGACGAGGAGCGCGAGCAGGTGCGCCGCTGGCTGGCCGACGGTTAG
- a CDS encoding uracil-xanthine permease family protein produces the protein MVMKGLGTPEQLRDPNYTPPLAKAVPLGIQHILAMFISNVTPAIIVAGAAGFGFGTPGVGNLVYMIQVSMTFAGIATLFQTIGLGPIGARLPIVQGTSFAFIPIMIPLVAGQGVEAMATITGGVICGGLFHACLAPFVGRIRFALPPLVTGLVVLLIGLALVKVGIQYAAGGVPAIGTPEYGSALNWFVALVVIVVTLGLKFFTRGLWSISAILLGLIAGYVVALVLGMVSFGNVARASWLLVPDPFHFGVSFSFAAVIGFCLMGVISAIETVGDVSGITKGGAGREATDHEIRGATFADGLGSAIAGVFGALPNTSFSQNVGLIAITGVMSRHVVTIGALFLIVCGFVPKIGAVIATIPIEVLGGGVIVMFGMIASAGVSMLAEVEWDRRNMVIFGVALSVGLGLQLEPDALQHADATVKVLLTSGLLPAATIAIVLNLFLPQTLADDQTSEEPDGVRHDAYLRSTPSH, from the coding sequence ATGGTGATGAAGGGGCTCGGCACACCCGAGCAGTTGCGCGACCCGAACTACACGCCGCCGCTCGCCAAGGCGGTACCGCTCGGCATCCAGCACATCCTGGCGATGTTCATCTCAAACGTCACGCCGGCGATCATCGTCGCGGGCGCGGCGGGCTTCGGCTTCGGCACGCCCGGCGTCGGCAACCTCGTCTACATGATCCAGGTGTCGATGACCTTCGCGGGGATCGCGACGCTGTTCCAGACCATCGGCCTCGGACCGATCGGCGCACGGCTTCCGATCGTCCAGGGCACCAGCTTCGCGTTCATCCCGATCATGATCCCGCTGGTGGCCGGCCAGGGGGTGGAGGCGATGGCGACCATCACCGGCGGCGTCATCTGCGGCGGCCTCTTCCACGCCTGTCTGGCGCCGTTCGTCGGCAGGATCCGCTTCGCGCTGCCGCCGCTGGTGACGGGGCTGGTGGTGCTCCTCATCGGCCTGGCGCTGGTGAAGGTCGGCATCCAGTACGCCGCCGGCGGCGTCCCGGCGATCGGCACGCCCGAGTACGGCTCGGCGCTCAACTGGTTCGTCGCGCTGGTCGTGATCGTCGTGACGCTGGGGCTGAAGTTCTTCACCCGCGGGCTGTGGTCGATCTCGGCGATCCTCCTGGGACTGATCGCCGGCTACGTGGTGGCGCTGGTGCTCGGCATGGTCTCGTTCGGCAACGTCGCCCGCGCGTCGTGGCTCCTGGTGCCCGACCCGTTCCACTTCGGCGTCAGTTTCTCGTTCGCGGCGGTGATCGGCTTTTGTCTGATGGGCGTGATTTCGGCGATCGAGACGGTGGGCGACGTCTCCGGCATCACCAAGGGCGGCGCCGGGCGCGAGGCGACCGACCACGAGATCCGCGGCGCGACCTTCGCGGACGGTCTGGGCTCCGCGATCGCCGGCGTCTTCGGCGCGCTCCCCAACACCTCGTTCTCGCAGAATGTCGGGCTGATCGCGATCACCGGCGTGATGAGCCGGCACGTCGTCACCATCGGCGCGCTGTTCCTCATCGTCTGCGGCTTCGTGCCGAAGATCGGCGCGGTGATCGCCACCATCCCGATCGAGGTGCTGGGCGGCGGCGTGATCGTGATGTTCGGGATGATCGCCTCGGCCGGCGTCAGCATGCTGGCGGAGGTCGAGTGGGACCGGCGCAACATGGTGATCTTCGGCGTGGCGCTGTCGGTCGGCCTGGGGCTGCAGCTCGAGCCCGACGCGCTGCAGCACGCGGACGCGACGGTGAAGGTGCTCCTGACCTCCGGCCTGCTGCCGGCGGCGACGATCGCCATCGTCCTCAACCTCTTCCTGCCCCAGACGTTGGCGGACGACCAGACCAGCGAGGAGCCGGACGGTGTTCGGCACGACGCCTACCTGCGCTCGACACCCTCGCACTGA
- a CDS encoding metallophosphoesterase family protein translates to MEACLLRFLRRKDQQVHQPAYQPRVASTDRIYAVGDIHGQAHCLDILLDRIDADWRHHEDGRRAQLVLLGDYVDRGADSRTVLDRVAALVDGGAIALRGNHEAAMLGFVNDPVKGANWLQFGGIQTLASYGLAAPRRPGPEELTALAADLAEAMGPHVALLRDKLVNYHTSGDVVFVHADLEPGVDLELQDEAVMLWGDPEHPGATWRADKLVVHGHYADVKPIESEGRLCIDTGAFYTNNLTCVRLDGEVALFGSLGPAPGAAM, encoded by the coding sequence ATGGAGGCATGCTTGCTGCGCTTTTTGCGCCGGAAAGACCAACAAGTCCACCAACCCGCATACCAACCGAGAGTTGCGTCGACGGACCGAATTTACGCGGTGGGGGACATTCACGGGCAAGCGCATTGCCTCGATATACTGTTAGATCGGATCGACGCGGACTGGAGGCACCATGAGGACGGTCGCCGGGCGCAGCTCGTTCTCCTGGGCGATTATGTCGACCGTGGGGCCGACAGTCGCACGGTGCTGGACCGTGTCGCCGCGCTGGTCGACGGCGGCGCCATCGCGCTGCGCGGCAACCACGAGGCCGCCATGCTCGGCTTCGTCAACGATCCGGTGAAGGGCGCCAACTGGCTGCAGTTCGGCGGGATTCAGACGCTCGCGTCCTACGGGCTGGCCGCACCGCGAAGGCCGGGACCGGAGGAGCTGACCGCGCTGGCGGCCGACCTCGCGGAGGCGATGGGGCCGCACGTCGCGCTCCTGCGCGACAAGCTCGTCAACTACCACACCTCCGGCGACGTCGTCTTCGTCCACGCCGATCTGGAGCCCGGGGTGGACCTGGAATTGCAGGACGAGGCGGTGATGTTGTGGGGCGATCCCGAGCATCCGGGCGCGACATGGCGGGCCGACAAGCTGGTGGTCCACGGCCACTACGCGGACGTGAAACCGATCGAGAGCGAGGGGCGCCTGTGCATCGACACCGGCGCCTTCTACACCAACAACCTCACCTGTGTGCGGCTGGACGGCGAGGTCGCTCTGTTCGGCAGCCTCGGTCCAGCGCCCGGCGCGGCGATGTAG
- a CDS encoding D-amino acid dehydrogenase — MTHVAIIGAGVTGLTTAYALLDRGFEVTVFDRNRYAAMETSFANGGQLSASNAETWTQWGTVLKGLKWMLQADAPLLVNPRPTLHKMQWMAKFLANIPNYRANTVETVRLAIAARAVLYEMAEREGIDFDLEHRGILHFYSTMKDMQHAREVNGLLAEGGLERRELSPAEVRAVEPALRGDFAGGFFTESDASGDIHKFTMGLARACVRRGATLRMGTTVDTVAAVEGGVRIAADGIEERFDGVVVAAGVKSRDVARQLGDTVDIYPVKGYSITVELKDELSRAAAPWVSLLDDRAKIVSSRLGEDRLRIAGTAEFNGANLDIRADRIRPLVAWAEKYFPALSTEHAVPWAGLRPMMPSMLPRVGRGKHAGVFYNTGHGHLGWTLSAATAELVADRVEDELAPQRPVVRPAFALAA, encoded by the coding sequence ATGACCCATGTCGCCATCATCGGCGCCGGTGTGACCGGCTTGACCACCGCCTATGCCCTCCTCGACCGCGGGTTCGAGGTCACCGTCTTCGACCGCAACCGCTACGCCGCGATGGAGACGAGCTTCGCCAACGGCGGCCAGCTCTCCGCCTCCAACGCCGAGACGTGGACCCAGTGGGGCACGGTCCTCAAGGGCCTGAAGTGGATGCTGCAGGCCGATGCGCCGCTGCTGGTCAACCCGCGCCCTACCCTCCACAAGATGCAGTGGATGGCCAAGTTCCTCGCCAACATCCCGAACTATCGTGCCAACACGGTCGAGACCGTGCGCCTCGCCATCGCCGCCCGCGCCGTCCTCTACGAGATGGCCGAGCGCGAAGGCATCGACTTCGACCTCGAGCATCGCGGCATCCTGCACTTCTACTCCACCATGAAGGACATGCAGCACGCCCGTGAGGTGAACGGCCTCCTCGCCGAGGGCGGCCTCGAGCGGCGCGAGCTGTCGCCGGCCGAGGTCCGCGCCGTCGAGCCGGCCCTGCGCGGCGATTTCGCCGGCGGCTTCTTCACCGAGAGCGATGCGTCGGGCGACATCCACAAGTTCACCATGGGCCTCGCCCGCGCCTGCGTGCGCCGCGGCGCGACCCTGCGCATGGGCACCACGGTCGACACCGTCGCCGCCGTCGAGGGCGGCGTGCGCATCGCCGCCGACGGGATCGAGGAACGCTTCGACGGCGTGGTCGTCGCCGCCGGCGTCAAGAGCCGCGACGTCGCCCGTCAGCTCGGCGACACGGTCGATATCTACCCGGTGAAGGGTTACTCGATCACGGTGGAGCTGAAGGACGAGCTGTCCCGCGCCGCCGCGCCCTGGGTGAGCCTGCTGGACGACCGCGCCAAGATCGTGTCGAGCCGCCTGGGCGAGGATCGCCTGCGCATCGCCGGCACCGCCGAGTTCAACGGCGCCAACCTCGACATTCGCGCCGACCGCATCCGTCCGCTGGTCGCGTGGGCGGAGAAGTACTTCCCCGCGCTCTCCACCGAGCATGCGGTGCCGTGGGCGGGCCTGCGGCCGATGATGCCCTCGATGCTGCCCCGTGTCGGCCGTGGCAAGCACGCCGGCGTCTTCTACAACACCGGCCACGGCCACCTGGGCTGGACCCTGTCCGCCGCCACGGCCGAGCTGGTCGCCGACCGTGTGGAGGACGAACTGGCGCCGCAGCGCCCGGTGGTGCGGCCCGCCTTCGCGCTCGCCGCCTGA
- a CDS encoding pyrroloquinoline quinone-dependent dehydrogenase — MHISMSARLAATLLVTSALTAPALAQDTTEPAATVQPSTPQSTPAQTEAAPRDAAPDDAAAAPTEAAPVATQTTAREPQPQPEAGADWPFWGGGPNAQRYSPLGQITPENVGDLERAWVFHTGDLPEGSASDKYSPENTPVKVGDALLMCSAKNILISIDAATGEENWRYDPEVANEAIPYGASCRGVAVYTAPELPEDAPCKTRVVEGTLDARLIAVDSATGELCADFGENGQVDLWDGIGDKVPGWYAVTAPPAIVRGIAVTGAQVKDGQAEDAPSGVIRGYDAVTGELAWAWDLAAPEEMKDGPPEGETYTRGTPNMWTTATADEALGLVYLPLGNSAVDYWASNRSEAENKWSTSLVAIDVTTGEPAWSFQTVHKDVWDYDLGSQVTLIDYPGEGGDTVPAVILPSKQGDIYILNRETGEPLTPVGEIAVPSTGELEPDTLSQTQPTSEWHTLRKDPLEEKDMWGFSPIDQLWCRIQFRLSNYEGFYTPPSADKPWIQYPGYNGGNDWGSIAFDPEKGLIIANYNDVPNHNQLVPRAEADAKGWKPIYETDNAGTSSPEGAGDPQVGAPYAIDVNAGWRNDYTGVPCTAPPYGGIQAIDIETGETVWDRPLGTARRNGPFGIASRIPFTIGLPNNGGSVVTAGGLVFIGAATDNLFRAIDVETGETLWSDVLDQGPQANPISYEVNGEQYVLIGPGGHHFMETPVGDAVIAYKLPK, encoded by the coding sequence ATGCACATTTCCATGTCCGCCCGGCTCGCCGCAACGCTGTTGGTGACGAGCGCCCTCACCGCCCCTGCCCTCGCGCAGGACACCACCGAGCCCGCCGCGACCGTGCAGCCGTCGACGCCGCAGTCCACCCCGGCTCAGACCGAGGCGGCGCCCCGCGATGCCGCGCCCGACGATGCCGCTGCCGCCCCGACCGAGGCCGCGCCGGTCGCCACCCAAACCACCGCGCGCGAGCCGCAGCCGCAGCCCGAAGCCGGCGCCGACTGGCCGTTCTGGGGCGGCGGGCCGAATGCGCAGCGCTACTCGCCGCTCGGACAGATCACGCCGGAGAACGTCGGCGATCTGGAGCGCGCCTGGGTGTTCCACACCGGCGACCTGCCGGAGGGCTCGGCGTCCGACAAATATTCGCCCGAGAACACGCCGGTGAAGGTCGGCGACGCCCTCTTGATGTGCTCGGCGAAGAACATCCTCATCTCGATCGACGCCGCCACCGGCGAAGAGAACTGGCGCTACGACCCCGAGGTGGCGAACGAGGCGATCCCCTATGGTGCCAGCTGCCGCGGCGTCGCCGTCTACACCGCGCCGGAGCTGCCGGAGGATGCGCCCTGCAAGACGCGCGTCGTCGAAGGCACGCTCGACGCCCGCCTGATCGCCGTCGACAGCGCGACCGGCGAGCTGTGCGCCGATTTCGGAGAGAACGGCCAGGTCGACCTGTGGGACGGCATTGGCGACAAGGTGCCCGGCTGGTACGCCGTGACCGCCCCGCCGGCCATCGTGCGCGGCATCGCCGTCACCGGCGCGCAGGTGAAGGACGGGCAGGCCGAGGACGCCCCGTCCGGCGTCATCCGCGGCTACGATGCGGTGACGGGCGAACTCGCCTGGGCCTGGGACCTCGCCGCGCCCGAGGAGATGAAGGACGGCCCGCCCGAGGGCGAGACCTACACCCGCGGCACGCCCAACATGTGGACCACCGCGACGGCGGACGAAGCGCTCGGGCTCGTATATCTGCCGCTCGGTAACTCGGCGGTCGACTACTGGGCCTCCAACCGCTCCGAAGCGGAGAACAAGTGGTCCACCTCGCTCGTCGCGATCGACGTGACCACCGGCGAGCCGGCGTGGTCCTTCCAGACCGTGCACAAGGACGTGTGGGACTACGACCTCGGCAGCCAGGTGACGCTGATCGACTACCCCGGCGAAGGTGGTGACACGGTGCCGGCGGTGATCCTGCCCTCCAAGCAGGGCGACATCTATATCCTGAACCGCGAGACGGGCGAGCCGCTGACCCCGGTCGGCGAGATCGCCGTGCCGTCCACCGGCGAGCTGGAGCCGGACACTCTGTCCCAGACGCAGCCGACATCCGAGTGGCACACGCTGCGCAAGGACCCGCTGGAAGAGAAGGACATGTGGGGCTTCTCGCCGATCGACCAGCTCTGGTGCCGGATCCAGTTCCGCCTGTCGAACTACGAGGGCTTCTACACCCCGCCCTCGGCCGACAAGCCGTGGATTCAGTACCCCGGCTACAATGGCGGCAACGACTGGGGCTCGATCGCCTTCGACCCGGAGAAGGGCCTCATCATCGCCAACTACAACGACGTGCCGAACCACAACCAGCTCGTCCCGCGGGCGGAGGCGGACGCGAAGGGGTGGAAGCCGATCTACGAGACCGACAACGCCGGTACCTCGTCGCCCGAGGGCGCCGGAGACCCGCAGGTGGGCGCGCCGTACGCGATCGACGTCAACGCCGGCTGGCGCAACGACTATACCGGCGTTCCCTGCACCGCGCCGCCCTACGGTGGGATCCAGGCGATCGACATCGAGACGGGCGAGACCGTGTGGGACCGGCCGCTCGGCACGGCGCGGCGCAACGGCCCGTTCGGTATCGCCTCGCGCATCCCCTTCACCATCGGCCTGCCCAACAACGGCGGCTCGGTGGTGACGGCCGGCGGCCTCGTCTTCATCGGCGCGGCGACGGACAATCTCTTCCGCGCGATCGACGTCGAGACGGGCGAGACCCTATGGTCCGACGTGCTCGATCAGGGGCCGCAGGCCAACCCGATCAGCTACGAGGTGAACGGCGAGCAGTACGTCCTCATCGGTCCGGGCGGGCACCACTTCATGGAGACCCCGGTCGGCGACGCGGTGATCGCCTACAAGCTGCCGAAGTAA
- the trpS gene encoding tryptophan--tRNA ligase — translation MPFTPRVFSGVQPTGNLHLGNYLGAVRRFVAMQDEYPCIYCVVDLHAITQWQDPVELADATYSVTAAYLAAGIDPARSIVFNQSRVTAHAELAWIFNCVARMGWLNRMTQFKEKAGKDKENASAGLFVYPNLMAADILVYQATHVPVGDDQKQHLELTRDIAQKFNHDYAERLASLGYDEDGLFPMTEPIIAGPATRVMSLRDGSKKMSKSEASDASRINLTDDADTIAQKIRKAKTDPEPLPSEPKGLESRAEADNLVGIYAALASTTKEAVLAQYGGQGFSAFKPALAELAVEVLAPMNAEMRRLLADRGHLDAVLADGAARANAIAEPILRDVKRVVGFLT, via the coding sequence ATGCCCTTCACTCCCCGCGTCTTCTCGGGCGTTCAGCCCACCGGCAATCTGCACCTCGGCAACTACCTCGGCGCGGTGCGCCGCTTCGTCGCCATGCAGGACGAGTATCCGTGCATCTACTGCGTGGTGGACCTGCACGCGATCACCCAGTGGCAGGACCCGGTGGAGCTGGCCGACGCCACCTACAGCGTCACCGCGGCCTATCTCGCCGCGGGGATCGACCCAGCCCGCTCGATCGTCTTCAACCAGAGCCGCGTCACCGCGCATGCCGAGCTCGCCTGGATCTTCAACTGCGTCGCCCGCATGGGGTGGCTGAACCGCATGACGCAATTCAAGGAGAAGGCCGGCAAGGACAAGGAGAACGCGTCGGCGGGCCTCTTCGTCTACCCCAACCTCATGGCGGCCGATATCCTGGTCTACCAGGCGACGCACGTGCCGGTGGGCGACGACCAGAAGCAGCATTTGGAGCTGACCCGCGACATCGCGCAGAAGTTCAACCACGACTATGCCGAGCGGCTCGCCTCGCTGGGCTATGACGAGGACGGCCTCTTCCCGATGACCGAGCCGATCATCGCCGGGCCGGCGACGCGGGTGATGAGCCTGCGCGACGGGTCGAAGAAGATGTCGAAGTCGGAAGCGTCGGATGCCTCGCGCATCAACCTGACCGACGATGCAGACACGATCGCGCAGAAGATCCGCAAGGCGAAGACCGACCCGGAACCGCTGCCCTCCGAGCCGAAGGGGCTGGAGAGCCGGGCCGAGGCGGACAACCTCGTCGGCATCTACGCCGCGCTCGCCAGCACCACCAAGGAGGCGGTGCTGGCGCAATATGGCGGGCAGGGCTTCTCGGCCTTCAAGCCGGCGCTGGCGGAGCTGGCGGTCGAGGTGCTGGCGCCGATGAACGCGGAGATGCGGCGGCTCCTCGCGGACCGCGGCCATCTCGACGCGGTGCTGGCCGACGGTGCGGCGCGCGCCAATGCCATCGCAGAGCCCATCCTGCGGGACGTGAAGCGCGTGGTCGGCTTCCTGACGTGA
- a CDS encoding hemerythrin domain-containing protein has translation MSAAEADGLFTRAPFGDDIAVLRARFPREVWPAHRNLGQTARFWLDRHGMFRELGDMLKTGAVEFAEGRVEAKPFMGWLGPRLSLFLNELHTHHHVEDEHYFPVFRAADARLGRGFDILDADHHTLDALIHELAATGNALSEGLRGHGDVARPSADLAERLTRASNGLLRHLEDEEDIVVPLILDRSEGGLGL, from the coding sequence GTGAGCGCGGCCGAGGCGGACGGCCTCTTCACGCGCGCACCCTTCGGCGACGACATCGCCGTCCTGCGTGCGCGTTTCCCGCGGGAGGTGTGGCCGGCGCACCGCAACCTCGGCCAGACCGCGCGGTTCTGGCTCGACCGGCACGGCATGTTCCGCGAACTGGGCGACATGCTCAAGACCGGCGCGGTAGAGTTCGCCGAGGGGCGGGTCGAGGCCAAGCCCTTCATGGGCTGGCTGGGGCCGCGCCTGTCGCTCTTCCTCAACGAGCTGCACACGCACCATCATGTCGAGGACGAGCATTATTTCCCCGTCTTCCGGGCCGCCGATGCGCGGCTGGGGCGCGGGTTCGACATCCTCGACGCCGACCACCACACCCTGGATGCGCTGATCCACGAGCTGGCCGCCACCGGCAACGCCCTCTCAGAGGGTCTGCGCGGTCATGGTGACGTCGCCCGTCCGTCTGCCGACCTCGCCGAGCGGCTGACGCGCGCCTCCAACGGCCTCCTGCGCCACCTGGAGGACGAGGAGGACATCGTGGTGCCACTGATCCTCGACCGCAGCGAAGGCGGCCTCGGCCTCTAA
- a CDS encoding Smr/MutS family protein translates to MTRRRILSSSEKALWDKIARTVVPLRPEPPPPSVTLPVPPKASPPAEAPKLAQPPAEPPPAAPAPPPAIKARPASDLDRKTRRKLARGALGIDARIDLHGMTQEEAHGALSRFIVASVGQRRRVVLVITGKGLGEGEGRGVLRRSVPHWLAGRDLARHIVTFGPANPTHGGDGALYVRLRSPKR, encoded by the coding sequence ATGACGCGCCGGCGCATTCTCTCCAGTTCGGAAAAGGCGCTGTGGGACAAGATCGCCCGCACCGTCGTCCCGCTGCGCCCCGAGCCGCCGCCGCCGTCCGTGACGCTGCCCGTGCCGCCGAAGGCCTCGCCGCCCGCCGAGGCGCCCAAGCTGGCGCAGCCGCCCGCCGAGCCGCCACCTGCGGCCCCGGCGCCCCCGCCCGCCATCAAGGCGCGCCCCGCCAGCGACCTCGACCGCAAGACCCGTCGCAAGCTCGCTCGCGGCGCCCTCGGCATCGACGCCCGGATCGACCTCCACGGCATGACGCAGGAGGAGGCGCACGGGGCGCTGTCGCGTTTCATCGTGGCCTCTGTCGGTCAGCGGCGGCGCGTCGTGCTGGTGATCACCGGCAAGGGCCTCGGCGAGGGCGAGGGGCGGGGCGTGCTTCGCCGAAGCGTGCCCCACTGGCTGGCCGGCCGCGACCTCGCGCGGCACATCGTCACCTTCGGGCCGGCAAACCCCACGCACGGGGGCGACGGTGCCCTCTACGTGCGCCTGCGCTCGCCGAAGCGGTAG
- a CDS encoding murein transglycosylase A, with translation MDGPAFPIPIAGLPGWSEAEAEALLAGLARHLDPGVLTRPAQAAWLGALAPALARRGRSARRTVEEAFLAWRLPEPGFLTAYYEPVVGASRRRAGPFQTPLHRRPPDLIRVSARPDLPGDGTWARRRSDGTLAPYPDRAAIRAGALDGLGLDLAFVADPVDAFFAQVQGSARLRFVDGDEMRVGYHGKTGHPYTAIGRVLIDRGWLPEGGATMQSIRAVLAAHPQIVAETLEANRSYVFFRERPLGDPALGPVAAGGVPLVPYRSLAVDRVHHGLGTPIHIATTLPGEGDFAAVMIAEDAGSAIVGRGRGDIFIGTGDAAGAVAGAMKAPATWTVFLPHGVAPHPVGSAAVGVVTP, from the coding sequence ATGGACGGCCCGGCGTTCCCGATCCCCATCGCCGGGCTCCCCGGCTGGTCCGAGGCTGAAGCCGAGGCGCTGCTGGCCGGCCTCGCGCGCCACCTCGACCCTGGCGTCCTAACGCGGCCGGCGCAGGCTGCATGGCTGGGCGCCCTGGCACCTGCCCTCGCCCGCCGCGGCCGGTCCGCCCGCCGGACGGTCGAAGAGGCCTTCCTGGCCTGGCGGCTGCCCGAACCCGGCTTTCTCACGGCCTATTACGAGCCCGTCGTCGGCGCCTCGCGCCGCCGCGCCGGCCCGTTCCAGACCCCGCTGCACCGCCGCCCGCCGGACTTGATCCGCGTCTCTGCGCGGCCCGACCTTCCCGGTGACGGAACCTGGGCCCGCCGCCGGTCCGACGGCACGCTGGCGCCCTACCCCGACCGCGCGGCGATCCGCGCCGGAGCGCTGGACGGGCTCGGCCTGGACCTCGCCTTCGTCGCCGATCCGGTGGACGCCTTCTTCGCCCAGGTGCAGGGCTCGGCCCGCCTGCGTTTCGTCGATGGCGACGAGATGCGCGTCGGCTACCACGGCAAGACCGGGCATCCCTACACGGCCATTGGACGCGTCCTGATCGATCGGGGGTGGCTCCCCGAGGGCGGCGCCACCATGCAGTCGATCCGCGCGGTCCTCGCCGCGCATCCGCAGATCGTCGCGGAGACGCTGGAGGCCAACCGCTCCTATGTCTTCTTCCGGGAACGGCCGCTGGGCGACCCGGCGCTGGGGCCGGTCGCGGCGGGGGGCGTGCCGCTGGTCCCATACCGCAGCCTCGCGGTGGACCGCGTGCATCACGGCCTCGGCACTCCGATCCACATCGCGACGACGCTGCCCGGCGAGGGCGACTTCGCCGCTGTGATGATCGCCGAGGACGCCGGCTCGGCGATCGTCGGCCGGGGACGGGGCGACATCTTCATCGGCACTGGCGATGCCGCCGGGGCGGTCGCCGGGGCGATGAAAGCACCGGCGACGTGGACGGTGTTTCTCCCGCACGGCGTCGCCCCGCACCCGGTGGGGTCCGCCGCCGTTGGCGTGGTCACCCCATGA